The nucleotide window CGACGAGGTCAGCAGCATCATCGCCCATGGAAATCGCACTCAATCGGTGCTTCCCTGCCAACGATCCGCTGCAGCTTCTGTCCCTCCTGCTTGGTAGGTCGGCGAACCGTCACCAGTGCTGCCATACCCACTCCGACTGGATGCCCCCGTGCCACCAAACACAATGAGCCACCTGGCAGATTTCCAGTCACGGCGCTGGTGACCAATCTCTCCAGAGACGTGCAGTCAGAAGGCGTACCTCAACATCGGCACCAGCATTGAGGTCTTTCAGCGTTGCCGCTCCAGGGTGAGGATAGCTGCGCCGATTGACGTCATTCGATTCGGGCTGCATCGGGATCGGCGGAAGATGCGCCAGGACTTCAGGCGTGCGATGCCGCGCTCAACTCGGGGCCCGCGCCCTCGACAGCGCCCGGTTGACGGTCTGTTGGGTGAGCGTCAGTTCGCCTCCCGCAGGCCGTCTGGCCGGTGTGGTCACCCACGCGCCGGCACCGATGTAGGCGCGATCGGCGAGGATCGGCACTCCTTGGGGCTCGCAGATCCTGATGATCCAGTGGGCGCGGGCCGCGGTCAGGTCGTGGCAGCGCCCCGGCAGGGCCGAAGACAGCCACAGCACCTCGCCATGGAGGTCGGTGACCACCTGCACGTTCACCCCGTGCCGTCGGTGCTTGGCCGAGTAGTCGGCCCGGCCGTCACCGAGGCGGTCGCACTCGGCCAGGGTGCCATCCAGCAGGACGAACTTGGGGTCCGTCTCCCGCAGAGCGGGCAACAGGCCCGGGGCACGGGCGGCCAGCAGCTCGATGAGCGCGCTGGTGTAGGCGTGCGCGGTGCCGACCGAGATGCCGAACCCGGCGGCGATCTGTGCGAGGGACTCGTGCTTGCGCAGGTACACCAGAGTGGGAGCTTGCATCGGCGGTCACCCTCGCGGGTGACGATGAGCATGGTGACCCACTCGATGAGCGCATGGGGCAGGTCGAGTGCGGCAGGATGAGGGACCAACAGGGCTCCTGCGCCGATGGGTTGAGACTTCGAACACCTCCCTCAACGGCACGGGAGCCTTGTGCGTTGTGGCTAAGGTCGCTGTCACCCGATCGGTGCCCTCACTGAAAGACCTCAGTGATCGCCTCACGTATGTAGCGGTAAACCGTAGCGATGCCGACCTCGAAGCCGGCGGCGAGTTGGCCGTAGGTATTCCTCGACCCGCCACTCTCCTCGGGCGCGCGCTTTGGCCAGCCGAGTTCGCCGCGCGACGAGCATCGATCCGTGCGATGCTTTGAGTAGGAACGCGGGATTGGGAGCGCACAATGTCCCAGACAGCAACCTTGGAATTGCCAGATTTGACGGAACTGGAAGCCCTGGCATTGCGCGAGGAGCTCGGCGAAACTGTGCGCATCGACAAGGCTGCTGTCGATGCCAAGGAGGATGGATATAAAGACCTAGGCTTGGTCACAGCTATCGTGATCCTCCTAATACCTATCGCTAAGTCGCTTTCCAGTGCCCTCGCGAAACGCAAGAGCGTCGTAGAGAAGACTTACACCTTGACCCTGCCGGACGGCTCCGTTGAGGAGGGAACGCTGCGGATCACGGCCTCCACACCGGCTCCCCCTGAAGTCACCGCCTCCGGGGCCGAGTTGTCGGCATTCCTTGCAAGCCAAGATCCGCCCACTGGCACCCAAGCGCAATGATCGGGCAGACAGGCACGCACCAGTACTGCGGCCTCGGCGACCCCCAAAGCTTCGTCGATCCCGTCAGCAATGTCGCAGTGCTGGGTCCGGTCACTCTTCGAGCTCACGCCGCAGGTTTGTTGGAAGGGCGCGCCTCACCAAAGTTGCTTGGCACCTTCCTGCACGAGCTGACGCATCACTGGTGCTTTCTGTCTCCTGTCGGTAACGCGATTGCTGGTCTGCGTATGCGAGCCGAGCACAAATTGGCGCAGGCTGGCCTGGACTGTGACAGCGAGAGCCTCGAATCTGCTCTCCGTGATCTAACCATTTCTGACACTGTTGTTTCCTTGCTCCGCCCGTACGCCGAAGGCCTAGCGCTATTTGCCGAGTTCGACGCTACTCCTGGAAAATCCCCGTGCATATCGATACCCCTTAAGTGGGCGCATCATCATTTCGCTTACGAAAATCCCGAACGCCCTGAAGAGGCGGATCGTACTGCAGTGGGTCTAGGCGGACTGGGAGAGTCGCTGTTTCGTATACACCGGTACGGCCCGCCAGCGTTGGAATACGGGGGAAGCGAGGCTTCGGCCATGCAGGCAGCGGTGTTGGAGTCACTCGCCCATGCTCGTCTTGATCAGCGGTCCGTAGATAAGAAGGCGGGCCTGCTTGTTAAGCCACTCCTTGAGGACGGCGGCTATCTAGCTGGCTACCTGACAGTGAAGAATCTATATTTCTTGGCACTCGAACACTGCGAGATGTTTAGTCGCGATAGTGACGCCTTCCTGTCCTACCTGCGAAGTTGGATATATAGCGATTATGGACTGGTTGATGCTCTTCTCGCTCCTCATGGGGACGGAATTTCAGCGGGGAGCCGGATTTTGCTCTACTTCACTCAACGGCTCAGGAAGTTTGTCAGTTCTGTACGAGAATTGTCCGGAGAGTTCAATAAATATGACCGAGCCCGAGCTGTAGAGGTTGCGGAAGCCCCTCGGTTCTACCCCCAGCAGGAGTTTGAGCAATTTCCCGGCCTCCTGGTTGATGAGGCTGCAAGTATGCGCGGCTGTGCCCTGTTGCACTCACTGATGGAGGGACTTCAGTTCTCCACGCACGAAGATGATGCTGTTTGGGAGCTCTGCGAAACCGACGTGGCGCGGATGAGTCAGCGGGAGCTGGCCTTTGTCGGAGAGCTTCCCGGGCAGGCACACGCAGTCGGCGCGGGAGTACTATTCACCTGCGATGGAGTGCCGATCGCAGTGGGGAGGGCTACCGAGCAAAACCGGGAGGAGCACCATGCGCGCAAGGCAGTCCTCCAATACTTCCTCTCTGTAGTGCATGAATATCAAGCTTTCGCCATTGTCGGAGCCGGTGGCGAAACAATTGGCTTGATCCACCCGAGTGGAATCTCCGAATCCGAGCGGAAAAGAATTGATAACTTCCTTCTAGACCGCAATCAGCTTCTGCGGGAGAAGGCCAAGCGGGACGCCCTTGTCGCTGCTGCCCGGGAGTCCCCAACGCGGGCAGGACAGCAGCTGCGTTTCTTCGAAGAGCACTTGCTCAAGGAATTGGCAGAGTTCTACTTCTTGTACGCGACTCTCAGGCTGCCCGAGGAAGCCCTAGAGCGTGTTTGCAAGCCCTTGCTGGACAGTGGCCTGTGGCAGCTTCTTGATCGCGACAAGGAGTTGGTGGAGGCTCTGGCGGCACTCGGCCTAGCCTCCAGTGCGGGGCTCATCGATAAGCCACAACTGGCCAACTACCTGGGGCTCATTGGCTGGGATCTCCGAGAACTAGCAACTGCTCTAAGCCCTGCCAGCGTCATCTTTGGTACGCCGTTGGTTCTCGAACCCAGCCATGATGACGTCATGGGCACGTGGATTTGAATGCGATACTTTCAGTGAGGGCACCGATCGGGTGACAGCAACCTTGGCCACAACGCACAAGACTCCCGTGCCGTTGAGGGAGGTGTTCGAAGTCTCAACCCATCGGCGCAGGAGCCCTGTTGGTCCCTCATCCTGCCGCACTCGACCTGCCCCATGCGTTCATCGAGTGGATCACCATGCTCGGTGCTGTGGCTGTCTTCGGCCCTGCCGGGGCACTGCCACGACCTGACCGCGGCCCGCGCCCACTGGATCATCAGGATCTGCGAGCCCCAAGGAGTGCCGATCCTCGCCGATCGCGCCTACATCGGTGCCGGCGCGTGGGTGACCACACCGGCCAGACGGCCTGCGGGAGGCGAACTGACGCTCACCCAACAGACCGTCAACCGGGCGCTGTCGAGGGCGCGGGCCCCGAGTTGAGCGCGGCATCGCACGCCTGAAGTCCTGGCGCATCTTCCGCCGATCCCGATGCAGCCCGAATCGAATGACGTCAATCGGCGCAGCTATGCTCACCCTGGAGCGGCAACGCCGAAAGACCTCAATGACTCTTACCGCCACGGGCGTCCCAGACCCGTACTCAACAGCTGTGGACTATCCGTGGACTCGTCCAGCCCGGACAACCGTGCGCAGGGCGATGACCTGCAGGAGTGCGTAGGAGCCAAAAGGCCTCCGGAGCCGTGTGCCACTGCGCCTATCCGGCGAAGGACGACACCCGGCAGCGTGGCTGAGGCCGGTGGGGGTGCAGCGAGGCACACGCGCGCCTGGTCGTTCGGCGCACCCGCCGTCGTGGCTCACTGTCGTCGGCTGAGGTCTAGACGGTCGCGGAAGGGTGCGTCTCTGCATCGGTGCGCGGCATGTCAGCAGAGGCCGGCATCACGCGACGGGGAGGGGAGCCCAGGTTGGTGATCGGGCTCCCCTCCCTACGTGGAAGGGCTGTCATTGGAAGGCGCCGTTTCGCGACCGCTTCTTCAGATGCAGTGCGGTTCGCTCACCGCCAGGAGGTGACCGCGGCTGTTGGCGACGCGGAGGACGTCCCGCAGAGCTCCGGTCAGTTCCTGCGCCAACCGTTGCACCTCCTCCGGGTCCGTGTCCTGGTCGGTGAGGGTCTCGGAGGCCTGTTCCAGCAGTTCGGCCGCCGTACCGAGTTGGGCCGCTTCGATGTTGTCCGCGAGGCGGGACATGTAGCCGGCCCGGTCGTCGGTGCTCAGGTAGCAGGGCTTTCCCTCGGGGCCCGACCACGGAAGAAATCGCAGCTCGTTTCGTGCCGTCATCCTTGCGTCTGCCTCTCATCGATCACGTGGTGGGTGGTGAAGACCGCGTCGACGCGATCCCCCGAGAAAACCAAGAGCGCGGCTTCGACGACCCGCCCAGCGGAGTCGGTCGCGATGCGTGTGATCGCCAGAACTGCCCCAGTGGAGCCGATCCGGAGCGCGGACGCTTCGTCCGGGGTCGGTGGGCGAGCGCATACCGTCTCCCGGACAGCGGCCGGCGGCGGACCGGTGACCGCGAATCTCGTGACCGTCTCTCGGCACGAGGACGCATCGTCGAGCACTCCGGCCGGTGCCAGGTCGCGCGGCACGTAGATGCGTGCCAGCCCGTGCGGTGACTCCCCTTCGAGGCTGACGCAGGAGAACTCGGCGAGGGGGCTACCCGTCGGCACCTTCAGCAGAGTCGTCAGATGCCCGTGGGCCCGAACTGTGGCGGTGCGAACGGTGACGCTCAGGGCCGGCTCAGCGGCGGTCCACGGGTCCAGCGTCCCCCAGCCGCCGACGTAAAAGATCTTGCGGAGGGGGCGCCGGACGAAGTTGCCCTTGCCGTGGATCTTCTCGACGAGACCTTCCCCCTGGAGCACCGCGAGAGCACCGCGCAGCGTCGCCGTGCTGACCTTGTACCGGTCGGCCAGGCCGGCTTCGGAGAGGAGGCGTTCGCCGGGCTGGATTCTGCCGGTCATGATCTGGGACCGGAGGTCGTCGGCGATGGCGTGCCGGAGAGAAGGCACGGACCCGGTCACCGCCTTCTCAGCAATCGCACGGCAACGAGCCGGGTCCGCGTGTGTATGGTCAGCAGCTCTCCCGACTCAAAAAGGATCTGCTTGGCGCCTTGCGGGAGTTGGAAGAGGTTGCTCACCCGGCAGGCCTGGCCACCGACTTGGATGATGTCGCCGCGCTGCACGGTGTTCGCGGTGACCTCGATGTTGGAGACCAGTGCGCCTCCGGGAGTCCGGTTGCTCACCGCTGCACCTCCGCAGGCGCCGAGTGGCACGGGCAGCTGCACGCCTCGTAGATCAGCGGCAGGTCGACCGGCGCCGAGGCCGGAGGGGACTCCGAGCAGGCGAGGTGCGTACCGATCGAGCAGGCGGTAGAGCGGTAGGGGACGACCGAGGTGTCCGTGATGTGCGGCTGTTGGCGAGGAGGCATCAGCGGACCCCCGCGAGGCTCGACCAGACTGCGGCCGGCGGATGGGGAGCTACGACCACCGCAGGCGTCCGCACGCGCGTCTCCCAGGCCAGCACGTATGGGCGGACGAGCGCGTTGTCCTCACCCGTGAGCGAGTGTTCGTGGTCCGCACTGGCGGGAGCCCGCCCCAGGACGACGGTCGACGCATCTGCAGGCGCAAGGGAAACGGCCGACGGCCGAACGGGGGTCAAGGGGCGGCGGTGCCTGCCCTTGGGGATGTACCGCGCTCTGGTGAGCGAGACGGCACGGCGGATACGGTTGAGC belongs to Streptomyces graminofaciens and includes:
- a CDS encoding GntR family transcriptional regulator produces the protein MTGSVPSLRHAIADDLRSQIMTGRIQPGERLLSEAGLADRYKVSTATLRGALAVLQGEGLVEKIHGKGNFVRRPLRKIFYVGGWGTLDPWTAAEPALSVTVRTATVRAHGHLTTLLKVPTGSPLAEFSCVSLEGESPHGLARIYVPRDLAPAGVLDDASSCRETVTRFAVTGPPPAAVRETVCARPPTPDEASALRIGSTGAVLAITRIATDSAGRVVEAALLVFSGDRVDAVFTTHHVIDERQTQG